From a region of the Labilithrix sp. genome:
- a CDS encoding protein kinase: MQRPSIPGFELGAELGHGAHSVVYRGKKDGVPCAVKLPRMRARWTRLIYREAVALARVKHGGLPRVLTVGDADGFPYLAMELVEGQTLADRLNGSALQEPELLAIALQLADALAAVHDAGLVHRDVKARNIVVDHGRVVLVDFGFTTPMERTGDGETAGTAAYAAPEQLVPPGRVDARTDLFGLGRVLLECVSRELFSTTSSTADVASLRELLVGGGVSAGLAEVIAHLLQHDASRRYPDARALMRELDRLSRGLPVLGAAAYVPERALSLSRAREDECARALDAVSKPGDGGRMLLLQGTRGSGKTFLLHALEAQLRHQGRVSLTTSAKDDPPLSGLRRILESCVAGGSPASRGMAGHELSELLGNLSAVGELIAPIVASALHPGSPPEEPELPEATEAFEEGAAELIVRIARRLGRLVLLVDDVQWMDLASAAALLRLAHRLADSPVVLVLASRPESPYGVPTRFASVRAADVPVRTIELGPLDAEGVARVIQAHLCTDPVDRELVRRVCAFADGTALGVLEVLSAYVDAGAIRPHDGAWVFDEARAAAIVLPRGVLALLARRVGELPQAARRVLEAAAVCGLTFSESLVARTRALTEETVGYAMVGALRAGVVERVGEGEWRFLHDSMRDTLLADLSDAESRHLHQRAGTVLSESERATGDDLLRAARHFALGEPAQDPERVHRVACAAAAAALRRHDDEAVLELHALAVSSAKLAGLALSADLHRLAGEASFRLGAIDDAVAAFERALAATHEPLARAILYGRIAWAYETNGDVERAWDELGRAFAEMGARLPVEDVASVAATTVNVARILVDRMPTRARTAAETDLLCRLHYQNFRMAFEYGRVGRAVHSSIASYGLSANAAPATRARAQVVYGFVLSVLGRRAAGTAAVQSAVALAKTSGDPTVEAFCTQMEGMTLSWGGDFATAVACLRRCVDVYGPWIELTELTHVSLSCELMITVSGRPLESWAWIDGALARLRRARAGSRMDVWTFHRARALLASLGRTPEPGSWLAARLAEITVRDGGKGYFRLLSWGPRAAYYVETGDLGADFEALVAEFAAENHDPRRVHPTVGEFYLAVAYARLHQCLHATEDVRPRSVRALAAAVADLRAGTRLPVVKAHAGAIEGALAWLSDKPAKAAKLLAEGEAIAIRENFPWVLYSVARVRAHILREDGKPAAARDQARVAATLAREHGAIARLHVIREEFDLGEAAPEEQLAKVSRMTVRSSSSRTNRHLAALLQVARSPRRDLKAEQQAAVILDELVESLRAERGAIWFQPETPSAGMAVARQRGSVLSTSVAPDSPRGSLLRSVQRNGIAWPSEQVEHIEAEPAIDPTRTLVVPLYLYDACAGSLAMERSMHDPPFAVEDRQLLELLAHQVPIALEIARLLYERERLHVSLQQAKKMEAIGQLAGGLAHDFNNMLAAMKVALGAAQERATEDSEMAVELDIIAQATTRASQLTHQLLSFSRNQSLPVSIQDVNQLIAAIEPMLRRVANEGVDVMLKLSPVVDTVEVDQASFDQALMNLLINARDAMPNGGTFTIATRNVVLDENAAARASLTPGAYVEVEVADTGEGMSQDTLSRIFEPFFTTKPAGRGTGLGLATVYAFAKNCGGGIDVQSEPGSGTQFRLYLKRAERRRVSRPARRQQKIPSTTPAPGAPPDTILVIDDDDLVRRSIAKILERNGYRVVAASGSAEALDVARTQGARIGLVIMDVLLPGVTGPELGRRLGDLLLPAKLLFVSGFSADSAPIEDANVSAEMLLQKPFSQIALLERVRKLMPS, translated from the coding sequence ATGCAGCGGCCATCGATTCCCGGGTTCGAGCTTGGAGCGGAGCTCGGTCACGGCGCGCACTCCGTCGTCTATCGAGGGAAGAAGGACGGGGTCCCGTGTGCGGTGAAGCTCCCGCGCATGCGCGCTCGCTGGACGCGGTTGATCTATCGCGAAGCGGTAGCGCTCGCTCGGGTGAAGCACGGCGGCTTGCCGCGGGTGCTCACGGTGGGGGACGCCGACGGGTTTCCGTACCTCGCGATGGAGCTCGTCGAGGGACAGACGCTCGCCGATCGCCTGAACGGCTCGGCGCTCCAGGAACCCGAGCTCCTCGCGATCGCCCTCCAGCTCGCGGATGCGCTCGCAGCCGTCCACGATGCGGGTCTGGTCCATCGCGACGTCAAAGCGCGCAACATCGTCGTCGATCACGGGCGCGTCGTGCTCGTCGACTTCGGGTTCACGACGCCGATGGAGCGCACTGGTGACGGCGAGACGGCCGGCACCGCCGCGTACGCCGCGCCGGAGCAGCTCGTCCCGCCGGGAAGGGTCGACGCGCGAACCGACCTGTTCGGGCTCGGGCGGGTCCTCCTCGAGTGCGTCAGTCGGGAGCTCTTCTCCACGACCTCGTCGACCGCCGACGTCGCGAGCCTCCGCGAGCTCCTGGTCGGGGGCGGCGTGAGCGCCGGGCTCGCCGAGGTCATCGCGCATCTCCTTCAGCATGACGCGAGCCGGCGTTATCCCGACGCACGCGCCCTGATGCGTGAGCTCGATCGCCTCAGCCGCGGGCTGCCGGTCCTCGGCGCCGCTGCTTACGTGCCCGAGCGGGCGCTCTCTCTGTCGAGAGCACGCGAAGACGAATGTGCGCGTGCGCTCGACGCGGTGTCGAAACCGGGAGACGGCGGCCGAATGCTCCTCCTGCAGGGGACCCGGGGCAGCGGCAAGACGTTCCTCCTCCATGCGCTGGAGGCCCAGCTTCGGCATCAGGGCCGCGTCTCGCTCACGACGAGCGCGAAGGACGATCCGCCGCTCTCGGGGCTGCGTCGCATCCTCGAGTCGTGCGTCGCCGGAGGATCGCCCGCCAGTCGTGGGATGGCGGGCCACGAGCTGTCCGAGCTCCTCGGAAACCTCTCCGCCGTCGGTGAGCTCATCGCGCCCATCGTCGCGTCGGCGCTGCACCCGGGCTCACCGCCGGAAGAGCCGGAGCTGCCAGAGGCGACGGAGGCGTTCGAAGAAGGTGCCGCCGAGCTCATCGTGCGCATCGCGCGGCGTCTCGGGCGGCTCGTGCTCCTCGTCGACGACGTGCAGTGGATGGACCTCGCGAGCGCCGCCGCGCTCCTCCGTCTCGCCCATCGTCTCGCCGACTCCCCGGTGGTGCTCGTCCTCGCGAGCCGTCCGGAGTCGCCGTACGGCGTGCCGACCCGCTTCGCCTCGGTCCGCGCGGCCGACGTTCCCGTGCGGACGATCGAGCTGGGACCGCTCGACGCGGAGGGGGTCGCGCGGGTCATCCAGGCGCACCTGTGCACCGATCCCGTCGATCGCGAGCTCGTGAGACGAGTGTGTGCGTTCGCCGATGGGACGGCGCTCGGCGTCCTCGAGGTGCTCTCCGCCTATGTCGACGCGGGGGCGATCCGACCGCACGACGGCGCGTGGGTCTTCGACGAAGCGCGGGCGGCCGCGATCGTGCTGCCGCGCGGCGTCCTCGCGCTCCTCGCTCGCCGCGTCGGCGAGCTCCCGCAGGCGGCGCGTCGCGTGCTCGAAGCAGCGGCGGTCTGCGGTCTGACCTTCTCCGAGTCGCTCGTCGCGCGCACCCGCGCGCTCACCGAGGAGACGGTGGGCTATGCGATGGTCGGTGCGCTCCGGGCGGGCGTCGTCGAGCGCGTGGGTGAGGGCGAGTGGCGCTTCCTGCACGACAGCATGCGCGACACGCTGCTCGCGGACCTCTCCGACGCGGAGAGCCGTCACCTCCATCAGCGCGCGGGCACCGTGCTCTCCGAGTCGGAGCGCGCGACCGGCGACGACCTCCTTCGCGCGGCGCGGCACTTCGCGCTCGGCGAGCCGGCGCAAGATCCCGAGCGCGTGCACCGCGTCGCGTGCGCCGCCGCTGCGGCCGCGCTCCGGCGTCACGACGACGAGGCCGTTCTCGAGCTCCACGCCCTCGCCGTGAGCTCTGCGAAGCTCGCCGGGCTCGCGCTCTCCGCCGATCTCCATCGACTCGCGGGCGAGGCGTCGTTCCGTCTTGGCGCGATCGACGACGCCGTGGCGGCGTTCGAGCGCGCGCTCGCGGCCACCCACGAGCCACTCGCGCGGGCGATCCTCTACGGTCGGATCGCATGGGCGTACGAGACCAACGGCGACGTCGAGCGCGCGTGGGACGAGCTCGGCCGCGCCTTCGCGGAGATGGGCGCGCGTCTCCCGGTCGAGGACGTCGCGTCGGTCGCCGCGACCACGGTGAACGTCGCCCGCATCCTCGTCGATCGCATGCCGACGCGGGCGCGCACCGCGGCCGAGACCGACCTCCTCTGCCGCCTGCACTACCAGAATTTCAGGATGGCGTTCGAGTACGGACGAGTCGGTCGCGCCGTTCACAGCTCGATCGCGTCGTACGGCTTGAGCGCCAACGCCGCCCCAGCCACGCGTGCGCGTGCCCAGGTCGTGTACGGTTTCGTCCTCTCGGTCCTGGGTCGCCGCGCCGCCGGTACCGCCGCGGTGCAGAGCGCGGTCGCTCTCGCGAAGACCTCTGGGGATCCGACCGTGGAGGCGTTCTGCACGCAGATGGAAGGCATGACGCTGAGCTGGGGCGGCGACTTCGCGACCGCGGTCGCGTGCTTGCGCCGGTGCGTCGATGTCTACGGACCGTGGATCGAGCTCACCGAGCTCACGCATGTGAGCCTCAGCTGCGAGCTCATGATCACGGTGAGTGGACGGCCCCTCGAGTCCTGGGCGTGGATTGACGGCGCCCTTGCGCGCCTCCGGCGCGCCCGCGCGGGCTCGCGCATGGATGTCTGGACTTTTCATCGCGCGCGGGCGCTCCTCGCCAGCCTCGGTCGGACGCCGGAGCCGGGCTCGTGGCTCGCCGCTCGCCTCGCTGAGATCACCGTGCGCGACGGCGGGAAGGGGTACTTTCGGCTGCTCTCGTGGGGGCCGCGCGCGGCCTACTACGTCGAGACGGGTGATCTTGGCGCCGACTTCGAGGCCCTCGTCGCCGAGTTCGCGGCCGAGAACCACGACCCGCGACGCGTTCACCCGACCGTCGGCGAATTCTATCTCGCGGTCGCGTACGCCCGCCTGCACCAGTGTCTGCATGCGACCGAGGACGTGCGCCCACGCAGCGTCCGTGCGCTCGCCGCGGCGGTGGCCGACCTGCGCGCGGGCACGCGCCTCCCCGTCGTGAAGGCGCACGCGGGCGCGATCGAAGGCGCGCTCGCGTGGCTCTCCGACAAGCCGGCGAAGGCCGCGAAGCTGCTCGCCGAGGGCGAGGCGATCGCGATCCGCGAGAACTTCCCGTGGGTGCTCTACTCCGTTGCCCGGGTCCGCGCGCATATCCTCCGTGAGGACGGAAAACCTGCCGCTGCGCGCGATCAGGCGCGCGTCGCTGCGACGCTCGCGCGCGAGCACGGGGCCATCGCGCGTTTGCATGTCATTCGCGAGGAGTTCGATCTCGGCGAGGCTGCGCCGGAGGAGCAGCTGGCGAAGGTGAGCCGCATGACGGTGCGGAGCTCGTCGAGTCGGACCAACCGGCACCTCGCGGCGCTGTTGCAGGTCGCGCGGAGCCCGCGGCGCGATCTGAAGGCGGAGCAGCAGGCGGCCGTCATCCTCGACGAGCTCGTGGAGTCGCTGCGCGCGGAGCGTGGCGCGATCTGGTTCCAGCCCGAGACGCCGTCGGCCGGGATGGCGGTCGCGCGGCAGCGCGGGAGCGTGCTCTCCACGTCGGTCGCGCCGGACTCGCCGCGTGGGTCGCTGCTTCGGTCGGTCCAGCGGAACGGCATCGCGTGGCCGAGCGAGCAGGTGGAGCACATCGAGGCCGAGCCGGCGATCGATCCGACCCGCACCCTCGTCGTTCCGCTCTACCTCTACGACGCGTGCGCCGGCTCCCTCGCGATGGAGCGCAGCATGCACGATCCGCCGTTCGCGGTCGAAGATCGGCAGCTCCTCGAGCTCCTCGCGCATCAGGTGCCGATCGCGCTCGAGATCGCGCGCCTCCTCTACGAGCGCGAACGCCTCCACGTCTCGCTCCAGCAAGCCAAGAAGATGGAGGCGATCGGCCAGCTCGCCGGCGGGCTCGCGCACGACTTCAACAACATGCTCGCCGCGATGAAGGTGGCCCTCGGCGCCGCGCAGGAGCGCGCGACGGAGGACTCCGAGATGGCGGTGGAGCTCGACATCATCGCGCAAGCGACGACGCGCGCCTCGCAGCTCACGCACCAGCTCCTCAGCTTCTCGCGCAACCAGTCGCTGCCGGTGTCGATCCAGGACGTGAACCAGCTCATCGCGGCGATCGAGCCGATGCTCCGCCGCGTCGCGAACGAAGGCGTCGACGTCATGCTGAAGCTCTCCCCGGTCGTCGACACGGTCGAGGTCGACCAGGCGAGCTTCGACCAGGCGCTGATGAACCTCCTCATCAACGCGCGCGACGCGATGCCGAACGGAGGCACGTTCACGATCGCGACCCGCAACGTGGTGCTCGACGAGAACGCCGCCGCCCGCGCGAGCCTGACGCCCGGCGCCTACGTCGAGGTCGAGGTCGCGGACACGGGCGAGGGGATGAGCCAGGACACGCTCTCGCGCATCTTCGAGCCGTTCTTCACGACGAAGCCCGCGGGGCGAGGGACCGGCCTCGGCCTCGCGACCGTCTACGCGTTCGCCAAGAACTGCGGCGGCGGCATCGACGTGCAGAGCGAGCCCGGGAGCGGCACGCAGTTCCGCCTCTACTTGAAGAGGGCCGAGCGCCGCCGCGTATCCCGCCCCGCGCGGCGACAGCAGAAGATCCCGTCGACCACGCCCGCGCCGGGCGCGCCGCCGGACACGATCCTCGTCATCGACGACGACGACCTCGTGCGCCGCTCGATCGCGAAGATCCTCGAACGCAACGGCTACCGCGTCGTCGCCGCGAGCGGCTCGGCCGAGGCGCTCGACGTCGCGCGCACGCAGGGCGCACGCATCGGCCTCGTCATCATGGACGTGCTCCTGCCCGGCGTGACGGGACCGGAGCTCGGCCGGCGGCTCGGCGACCTCCTCCTCCCCGCGAAGCTGCTGTTCGTCTCGGGCTTCTCCGCCGACAGCGCCCCGATCGAGGACGCCAACGTCTCGGCCGAGATGTTGCTCCAGAAGCCGTTCTCCCAGATCGCGCTCCTCGAGCGAGTACGGAAATTGATGCCTTCGTAA
- a CDS encoding Rpn family recombination-promoting nuclease/putative transposase, translating into MARLDPKLDVTFKLLLTRYPELLRSMLEAVLGQRIDELEVLNPTIVGDLIGDKSVELDVRVRLADGTRVDVEMQVRAYRALADRFLYYAARDYAGQLARGGDYDGLTPTILVIWTVAPLFQDLEQYHSIFELRERRTHELFSSQLAIHLLQLDFIGVPGADEAVRRWGRFLLAESEAELDALATEDPIMSAARSALDELSQDPEAARLARDRSDALKLNAIALRQEREHERREGRLEGKLEGKLEGKLEGRLEGKLEGKLEGRLEGELKGKLEGLLAVLAARGLTVSEDAKVRFAAESDPAVLGRWLVRAVTVSSVDELFQ; encoded by the coding sequence ATGGCTCGTCTGGACCCGAAGCTCGACGTCACGTTCAAGCTGCTGCTGACGCGCTATCCGGAGCTGCTTCGGAGCATGCTGGAGGCGGTGCTGGGGCAGCGCATCGACGAGCTCGAGGTGCTCAACCCTACGATCGTAGGCGACCTGATCGGCGACAAGAGCGTCGAGCTCGACGTTCGCGTTCGGCTCGCGGACGGCACCCGTGTCGACGTCGAGATGCAGGTCCGCGCCTACCGCGCGCTCGCCGACCGCTTCCTCTACTACGCCGCGCGCGACTACGCGGGCCAGCTCGCGCGCGGCGGCGACTACGACGGGCTGACGCCGACCATCCTCGTCATCTGGACGGTCGCACCGCTCTTCCAGGATCTCGAGCAGTACCACTCCATCTTCGAGCTCCGCGAGCGCCGTACGCACGAGCTCTTCTCGTCGCAGCTCGCGATCCACCTGCTCCAGCTCGATTTCATCGGCGTCCCCGGCGCCGACGAGGCCGTGCGCCGGTGGGGACGGTTTCTCCTTGCGGAGTCGGAGGCCGAGTTGGATGCTTTGGCGACGGAGGATCCTATCATGAGCGCTGCCCGCTCCGCCCTCGACGAGCTCTCTCAGGACCCAGAAGCCGCCCGCCTGGCACGCGACCGCTCCGACGCGTTGAAGCTCAACGCCATCGCCCTCCGCCAAGAGCGCGAGCACGAGCGTCGCGAAGGCAGGCTCGAGGGCAAGCTCGAGGGCAAGCTCGAGGGCAAGCTCGAAGGCAGGCTCGAGGGCAAGCTCGAGGGCAAGCTCGAAGGCAGGCTCGAGGGCGAGCTCAAGGGCAAGCTCGAAGGGCTCCTTGCGGTGCTCGCCGCTCGGGGCCTCACCGTCTCCGAAGACGCGAAGGTCCGCTTCGCCGCCGAGTCTGATCCGGCTGTTCTCGGTCGATGGCTGGTCCGCGCCGTTACCGTCTCGAGCGTCGACGAGCTTTTCCAGTAG
- a CDS encoding adenylate/guanylate cyclase domain-containing protein, whose translation MRSVVVSSSFSLSSSPGDVWPFITDTDRTNRLVIGSANVYRPIEKGTKSSARFLVEAKAAGMTMTYEEAPFEWTLNKSFSVYRKMRSGPLESYTYGITLDPAPDGGTKVTVRLDLVPRHWLLRPIAQIEGNRIVARMAKLAESIDAHLRDKAPSPYLKPSSPANEERLDFAQRELEKRDLDAKAIATLVDLIRNGPDADLVRIRPFELAHEHGVDEREMLRICLHAVTLGVVELRWALVCPSCRTASDQVTSLAEIGDASHCQLCDLQFGVELDKAVEATFVPHPSVREVSNMMFCIGGPARTPHVVAQAVVDARGEKSLEAPAEAGRYRVFARGGAIASVDVTSEGATSATVTLEGEALTPPAVDVAPGASIVVHNRTSTPLHVKLERLGYASRAATAHVVTTLSEFRRFFSKDLLKPSTPLKVASVAILFSDLTGSTALYTRAGDAAAFRLVDDHFDVLRKVIDEHGGSVVKTMGDAIMAAFIEPLACVRASIACLHAFETFRVDADNGELTGIKLGLFAGPCYVVTANDAIDYFGQTVNCASRVQHCAETGEIVFEEEVWDRLPEVDKSKLRLVSKLETTVKGVAHPLRLVRTKLMTEIVSQRHLTSQKRASSPELV comes from the coding sequence ATGCGTTCCGTGGTCGTGTCGTCCTCGTTCAGCCTCTCGTCGTCGCCGGGCGACGTGTGGCCGTTCATCACCGACACGGATCGCACGAATCGCCTCGTCATCGGATCGGCCAACGTCTACCGGCCGATCGAGAAGGGGACGAAGAGCAGCGCCCGCTTCCTCGTCGAGGCGAAGGCGGCGGGCATGACGATGACGTACGAGGAGGCGCCGTTCGAGTGGACGCTCAACAAGTCGTTCAGCGTCTACCGGAAGATGCGCTCCGGCCCGCTCGAGTCGTACACCTACGGCATCACGCTCGATCCGGCGCCCGACGGCGGGACGAAGGTGACGGTGCGCCTCGACCTGGTGCCGCGTCACTGGCTGCTCCGCCCCATCGCCCAGATCGAGGGCAACCGCATCGTCGCGCGGATGGCGAAGCTCGCCGAGTCGATCGACGCGCACCTCCGCGACAAGGCGCCGAGCCCGTACCTGAAGCCGAGCTCCCCCGCGAACGAGGAGCGGCTCGACTTCGCGCAGCGCGAGCTCGAGAAGCGCGACCTCGACGCCAAGGCGATCGCGACGCTCGTGGACCTCATTCGCAACGGCCCCGACGCCGACCTCGTCCGCATCCGCCCCTTCGAGCTCGCGCACGAGCACGGGGTGGACGAGCGCGAGATGCTCCGCATCTGCCTCCACGCCGTCACGCTCGGCGTGGTCGAGCTGCGGTGGGCGCTCGTGTGCCCGAGCTGCCGCACCGCGAGCGATCAGGTCACGTCGCTCGCGGAGATCGGCGACGCGAGCCACTGCCAGCTCTGCGATCTCCAGTTCGGGGTGGAGCTCGACAAGGCGGTGGAGGCCACCTTCGTCCCGCACCCGAGCGTGCGCGAGGTGTCGAACATGATGTTCTGCATCGGCGGTCCCGCGCGCACGCCCCACGTCGTCGCGCAGGCGGTCGTCGACGCGCGCGGCGAGAAGTCGCTCGAGGCGCCGGCGGAGGCGGGCCGCTACCGCGTCTTCGCGCGCGGCGGCGCGATCGCGTCCGTCGACGTGACGAGCGAAGGCGCGACGTCGGCGACGGTGACGCTCGAGGGCGAGGCGCTGACGCCGCCGGCGGTGGACGTCGCGCCCGGCGCGAGCATCGTCGTGCACAACCGGACGAGCACGCCGCTCCACGTGAAGCTCGAGCGCCTCGGCTACGCGAGCCGCGCGGCGACGGCGCACGTCGTCACGACCCTGAGCGAGTTCCGCCGCTTCTTCTCGAAGGACCTCCTCAAGCCGAGCACGCCGCTCAAGGTGGCGAGCGTCGCGATCCTGTTCAGCGACCTCACCGGCTCGACCGCGCTCTACACGCGGGCCGGCGACGCGGCCGCGTTCCGTCTCGTCGACGATCACTTCGACGTGTTGCGGAAGGTCATCGACGAGCACGGCGGCTCGGTGGTGAAGACGATGGGCGACGCGATCATGGCGGCGTTCATCGAGCCGCTCGCCTGCGTGCGCGCGTCGATCGCCTGCCTCCACGCCTTCGAGACGTTCCGCGTCGACGCCGACAACGGCGAGCTCACGGGGATCAAGCTCGGCCTCTTCGCGGGCCCCTGCTACGTCGTCACCGCCAACGACGCGATCGACTACTTCGGTCAGACGGTGAACTGCGCCTCCCGCGTGCAGCACTGCGCGGAGACGGGGGAGATCGTCTTCGAGGAGGAGGTCTGGGACCGCCTCCCCGAGGTCGACAAGTCGAAGCTCCGCCTCGTCTCGAAGCTCGAGACGACGGTCAAGGGCGTCGCCCACCCCCTCCGGCTCGTACGCACGAAGCTGATGACGGAGATCGTGAGCCAGCGACACCTCACCTCACAGAAACGCGCGTCGTCTCCCGAGCTCGTGTGA
- a CDS encoding YcaO-like family protein yields MGDTIDVDGWTVHRSGVSAVGPTGEEICGSAAARGRPATERAWFELVERVSAVQAIAEGEASYPLRDETGAIVGQLDRADVFPANPEPERWVYARSNGVAIHSGWRAACERAVWELAERDRVLRAWAGELRPVPIVHDLASPSYEWSAYAFPAGEGSFAASVEVVGVFALPMRDDLPVGIGFAGRPQREDALSAAACEAVQQLAFLWGEAVPASADAPPGAMLHLDTFQIPAHRPRLRAWLEGAHTAFASARSSRRGKAPVRFVDLTMAGLGAELRVAKAICADAMPLVFGESPDFAGLPIELRLHPIP; encoded by the coding sequence GTGGGCGACACGATCGACGTCGACGGCTGGACGGTCCACCGGTCGGGTGTGTCCGCGGTGGGACCGACCGGCGAGGAGATTTGCGGCTCGGCGGCGGCGCGTGGTCGACCCGCCACCGAGCGCGCGTGGTTCGAACTCGTCGAGCGCGTCTCTGCCGTCCAGGCGATCGCGGAGGGAGAGGCTTCCTACCCCTTGCGCGACGAGACCGGAGCCATCGTCGGTCAGCTGGACCGCGCCGACGTATTTCCTGCGAATCCTGAGCCGGAGCGCTGGGTCTACGCGCGCTCGAACGGCGTCGCGATCCATTCTGGATGGCGCGCGGCGTGTGAACGAGCGGTGTGGGAGCTTGCCGAGCGGGATCGCGTGCTCCGCGCGTGGGCGGGCGAGCTCCGCCCGGTGCCGATCGTTCATGACCTCGCGTCACCGTCTTACGAATGGTCCGCCTATGCGTTTCCAGCTGGAGAAGGGTCGTTCGCGGCGTCGGTCGAGGTCGTCGGCGTCTTCGCCCTCCCCATGCGCGACGACCTTCCCGTCGGGATCGGCTTCGCGGGCCGACCGCAGCGAGAGGACGCCTTGTCCGCCGCGGCGTGCGAGGCCGTTCAGCAGCTCGCGTTCCTGTGGGGCGAGGCCGTGCCGGCATCGGCCGACGCACCGCCGGGTGCCATGCTCCACCTCGACACCTTCCAGATCCCGGCGCATCGCCCGCGACTCCGCGCGTGGCTCGAAGGCGCGCACACAGCCTTCGCGAGCGCCCGCTCTTCCCGGCGCGGGAAAGCCCCGGTTCGATTCGTGGACTTGACCATGGCCGGTCTCGGCGCCGAGCTTCGCGTCGCCAAGGCGATATGTGCGGATGCGATGCCGCTCGTCTTCGGAGAGAGCCCTGATTTCGCGGGGCTGCCGATCGAGCTGCGACTTCATCCCATTCCCTGA